One part of the Aurantibacillus circumpalustris genome encodes these proteins:
- a CDS encoding 1-acyl-sn-glycerol-3-phosphate acyltransferase: MIWNTLRYLISFFLPVFYKRTQSKNIKNIKVKGPVIIAMNHPNAFTDPVYFSYLVYPQRVSYLARGDAFRPGMIANILEGIGIVPIFRLRDGGKEGLKKNDETYRRVNYLLSKNSKIIVFAEGLCVQERRLRPLKKGVARMVFGAYEAINSDKLIVVPVGVNYNKPDKFRSNLFYNVGEPIAIKDFIPDFKENQAKAYTKFLQVLEPKMKELITHIDERENDELVYQVEELCKKDMIKAHGLNYRNLDHDFVVLTELTEKVNKATKTQPNELSELRTLSKNYFHKLKKNNLKDWLINPKQNKQVNAFSLLIRSLLLILFFPIHLIGLIGNYLPFTLTHKLTVKNIKNVEFYSSIAIGIGMFVFWINYIVIFIGIYIFSPTVFYPLIICIVLILCGFFSLYYRPFFKKTIGIYTVLKNKALLTELGEERKKLISIINKF, translated from the coding sequence ATGATTTGGAACACATTAAGATATCTTATTAGCTTCTTTTTACCCGTTTTTTATAAACGAACCCAATCAAAAAATATAAAAAACATTAAGGTAAAAGGGCCTGTCATTATTGCAATGAATCACCCAAATGCCTTTACAGATCCTGTTTACTTTTCTTACCTGGTTTACCCTCAACGCGTAAGTTATCTTGCAAGGGGGGATGCTTTTAGGCCTGGAATGATTGCTAACATTCTTGAAGGAATAGGCATTGTGCCTATATTTAGATTGCGCGATGGGGGCAAAGAAGGGCTCAAAAAAAATGATGAAACCTACCGTAGGGTAAATTACCTTTTAAGTAAGAATTCTAAGATTATTGTTTTTGCTGAAGGGCTTTGTGTTCAGGAAAGAAGGTTACGTCCGCTTAAAAAAGGTGTGGCAAGAATGGTTTTTGGCGCTTATGAGGCTATAAATTCGGATAAACTGATTGTTGTGCCAGTTGGTGTGAATTACAACAAACCTGACAAATTTAGGAGTAACCTATTCTATAATGTTGGCGAGCCAATTGCAATTAAGGATTTTATACCCGATTTTAAAGAAAATCAGGCCAAGGCTTATACCAAGTTTTTACAAGTACTCGAGCCAAAAATGAAAGAACTCATTACGCACATTGATGAACGTGAAAACGATGAACTTGTTTATCAGGTTGAAGAACTATGTAAAAAAGATATGATCAAAGCACACGGGCTTAATTATAGAAATTTAGATCATGATTTCGTTGTGTTAACAGAACTTACCGAAAAAGTAAATAAGGCGACCAAAACTCAACCAAATGAATTGTCGGAGCTCAGAACTCTTTCGAAGAATTATTTTCACAAACTCAAAAAAAACAACTTAAAAGATTGGTTAATTAACCCAAAACAAAATAAACAAGTAAACGCTTTTTCGTTATTGATAAGATCTCTCCTGCTAATCTTATTTTTCCCTATTCACTTAATTGGTTTAATTGGAAATTACTTACCATTTACTCTGACACATAAACTTACCGTAAAAAATATAAAAAATGTAGAATTCTATTCTTCCATTGCAATTGGCATAGGCATGTTTGTATTTTGGATTAACTACATCGTAATTTTCATAGGTATTTATATTTTTTCACCCACAGTTTTTTACCCTTTAATAATTTGTATTGTTTTAATCTTGTGTGGCTTTTTCAGTCTTTATTATAGACCTTTTTTCAAAAAAACAATTGGAATTTATACTGTTTTAAAAAACAAAGCTTTGCTTACGGAATTAGGAGAAGAACGGAAAAAGTTAATTTCCATAATTAACAAATTTTAG
- a CDS encoding DUF3108 domain-containing protein, producing the protein MKLSKHIILVSTVIALGVLCSANFKKQKTQELTEVINSSNSAGPLPDRKNTAFKEGEVLTYRMHYGIINAGAAILEVKPDILTVNGRSVYHIVGTGYTTGTADWFFKVRDRYETYMDKDALLPWLFVRRVDEGGYKFQQDYKFNHYTKKVDVGNDQKFDIPMGIQDMVSAFYSVRSLDLSNAKTGDIFSLDCFLDKEIWPLKIKFMGKEIIETDIGKFRCLKFRPIVQKGRVFKKEEDLNVWISDDNNHIVMRAKADVLIGSVKMDITSVKNLTNSMSRVN; encoded by the coding sequence ATGAAGTTGAGTAAACATATTATTTTAGTTTCTACGGTAATTGCTTTGGGTGTTTTATGTTCGGCCAATTTTAAGAAACAAAAAACACAAGAGCTCACAGAAGTAATTAATTCGTCTAATTCAGCGGGCCCACTTCCTGATCGTAAAAACACGGCCTTTAAAGAAGGAGAGGTTCTCACCTATCGCATGCATTACGGAATTATTAATGCAGGTGCGGCAATATTAGAAGTTAAACCTGATATCTTAACAGTTAACGGAAGAAGCGTTTATCATATTGTCGGAACAGGATACACAACAGGCACAGCTGATTGGTTTTTTAAAGTACGTGATCGTTACGAAACATATATGGACAAAGATGCCTTGTTACCTTGGTTGTTTGTGAGACGTGTAGATGAAGGAGGTTATAAATTTCAACAGGATTATAAATTTAACCACTACACAAAAAAAGTAGATGTAGGCAACGACCAGAAATTTGATATCCCCATGGGTATTCAAGATATGGTAAGCGCGTTTTATTCAGTGCGTAGTTTAGATTTAAGTAACGCAAAAACGGGCGATATCTTTTCATTGGATTGTTTTTTAGACAAAGAAATTTGGCCGCTCAAAATTAAATTTATGGGAAAGGAAATTATTGAAACCGATATTGGGAAATTTCGTTGCTTAAAATTCAGACCCATTGTTCAAAAGGGACGCGTATTTAAAAAAGAAGAGGACTTAAATGTTTGGATCAGTGATGATAATAACCACATCGTTATGCGCGCTAAAGCGGATGTTTTAATTGGCAGTGTGAAAATGGATATTACGAGTGTTAAGAATCTAACAAATTCGATGAGCAGGGTGAATTAG
- the kynU gene encoding kynureninase, translating to MSQSNIQSEFQNTLNAAMELDKNDTLKHYRKRFLIPQHEGKDVVYFTGNSLGLQPRTTLSYLQQELNDWAEFGVEGHFLAKNPWLSYHELLTDKMAKIVGALPKETVMMNQLTVNLHLLLVSFYRPTKTRFKILCEAKAFPSDQYALQSQIKFHGHSTEEALIEVAPREGEYHIREEDIFAAIEKNKDSLALIMIGGVNYFTGQVFDMKAITQAGHKAGAVVGFDLAHGAGNIKLQLHDWNVDFAAWCSYKYLNSGPGSVAGAFVHEKHLSNLDLPLFAGWWGHDKKTRFLMDSTFVPMQTAERWQMSNAPIFSMAACRASLDIFDEVGMDALIEKSQKLLAYLEFIVNDLSSQKKDCLQIITPKENRGCQLSIVAHGYGKKLYNALIENGVVPDWREPNVIRCAAIPLYNSFEDMYRFGEILKRLL from the coding sequence ATGTCACAATCTAATATACAATCAGAGTTCCAAAACACATTAAACGCGGCAATGGAACTCGATAAAAACGATACCCTTAAACATTACCGCAAACGGTTTTTAATTCCACAGCATGAAGGGAAAGACGTTGTTTATTTTACTGGGAATTCACTAGGACTTCAGCCTAGAACAACTCTAAGTTATTTGCAACAGGAATTAAACGATTGGGCAGAATTTGGTGTAGAAGGCCATTTCCTTGCAAAAAACCCTTGGCTTTCGTATCACGAATTGTTAACAGATAAGATGGCAAAAATTGTTGGAGCGCTGCCTAAAGAAACAGTAATGATGAATCAACTTACGGTAAACCTTCATTTACTATTGGTTTCATTTTACAGACCAACAAAAACGCGTTTTAAAATTTTGTGTGAAGCAAAAGCTTTTCCTAGCGACCAATATGCTTTACAATCTCAAATAAAATTTCATGGACACTCTACGGAAGAGGCTTTGATTGAAGTGGCACCAAGAGAAGGTGAGTATCACATTCGTGAAGAAGACATCTTTGCAGCTATTGAGAAAAACAAAGATTCATTGGCCCTCATAATGATTGGTGGTGTTAACTATTTCACTGGACAGGTTTTTGACATGAAAGCCATAACACAGGCAGGGCATAAGGCTGGTGCCGTTGTTGGTTTTGATTTAGCGCATGGAGCAGGAAATATTAAATTACAGCTTCATGATTGGAATGTGGATTTTGCCGCCTGGTGTAGTTACAAGTATTTAAATAGCGGTCCTGGAAGTGTAGCGGGTGCATTTGTGCATGAAAAGCACTTAAGTAATTTGGATCTACCTTTATTTGCTGGTTGGTGGGGACATGATAAGAAAACGCGCTTCTTGATGGATAGCACTTTTGTTCCCATGCAAACAGCCGAGCGCTGGCAAATGAGTAATGCGCCAATTTTTAGCATGGCAGCGTGTAGAGCCAGTCTGGATATTTTTGATGAGGTTGGTATGGATGCTCTAATTGAAAAGAGCCAGAAACTACTTGCGTATCTTGAATTTATTGTGAACGACCTTAGCAGTCAGAAAAAGGATTGCCTTCAAATAATTACTCCAAAAGAAAACAGGGGTTGTCAGTTATCGATTGTTGCGCACGGCTACGGAAAAAAATTATACAACGCGCTTATCGAAAATGGGGTTGTTCCTGATTGGAGAGAACCTAACGTTATTCGCTGTGCCGCAATTCCACTTTACAATTCTTTTGAAGACATGTATCGCTTTGGGGAAATTTTGAAGCGGCTATTATGA
- a CDS encoding T9SS type A sorting domain-containing protein, which translates to MRALYFSCLILSSILGLSQSFVKNNTGKALTFKDIQLQFDQFKKTHDLSTEKHWKCFKRYEMDMQLHTNGRGEPDGFADFITAALANANDKELSHAKTNAGVWSPVGPNVLPNNLTGYMENGIGRVNCVAFHPTNSSIFYVGVAQGGVWKTTNGGASYTPLTDNLPITRISDICIDPNNTNTIYISVCDFEYIGFGLYLNGKKRHTHYGLGIYKSTDGGLTWNPTGLSFQFTNGDASLMRKIIVNPSNSSEVIACGVSGMYKSTNGGTSWIKKLDSLFMDMVLDPITPNIIYAATGWVQNSNMGHAGIYKSTDFGNTWSLLNTGIQFQGVVQRIRLAIAPSDHNYVYALCADNTDGFYGMYQSTNAGITWTYKPPILNILEHGQGNGSGGQGLYDLALCVSATDKNTIYTGGINMWGSSDGGTTFDPVSHWTLQYGNTFHGDIHYIDRQPGTSNVFVCSDGGIYRSSNIQVGNWGPSWPTVWTKLNNGMQITSFYRLSSSKNSSGTLMAGAQDNASFYFNGTSWSTIFGGDGMDNYLNPTNNQIIIGSSQYGSIYYSNDGGNSGTFVGSNPNSESSEWVTPIVADYNSPGVIYAGNENVVKSTDGGQSWTSLGTIYTNTLSQLNTEICALAVANSNSNVIYAARRVRYEYNLKGIIFRSTNGGTSFTNITNNLPDTLYYTGIEVNPSNSNEACVCMAGFANNCKVFRTTNGGSSWTNISFNLPNIPVNCVKYLSGTGQLIIATDLGVYILNSGSSIWSSYSLGLPNVIISDIEFNQAVNKIYVSTFGRGIWETNLNLLTGLQENKTLNPLEFKVYPTVTKGSFFVELDGFLKTQITIADVLGRGVYSGNLKEFKTEIKLQVLPGTYYVKIENEQSVGVKKIIIE; encoded by the coding sequence ATGCGTGCACTATATTTCAGTTGCTTAATTTTATCAAGTATACTAGGCCTCTCGCAATCCTTTGTGAAAAACAATACTGGTAAGGCTCTTACTTTTAAAGACATTCAACTTCAATTTGATCAGTTTAAAAAGACACACGATCTGTCAACTGAAAAACATTGGAAGTGTTTTAAACGTTACGAAATGGACATGCAGCTTCATACCAACGGACGTGGAGAGCCCGATGGTTTTGCCGATTTTATTACTGCTGCATTAGCCAATGCAAATGACAAAGAGTTAAGTCACGCAAAAACTAATGCAGGTGTTTGGTCTCCTGTTGGCCCAAATGTTCTTCCCAACAACCTTACAGGGTATATGGAAAATGGAATAGGAAGAGTTAATTGTGTTGCATTCCATCCTACAAACTCCTCTATATTTTATGTTGGCGTTGCACAGGGTGGCGTATGGAAAACCACTAATGGCGGTGCGTCTTACACACCACTTACTGACAATTTACCTATTACACGGATAAGTGATATTTGTATTGATCCAAATAACACAAATACTATTTACATCTCTGTTTGCGATTTTGAATACATTGGTTTTGGACTTTATTTAAACGGAAAAAAGCGTCACACACATTACGGTCTTGGTATATACAAAAGTACTGATGGCGGTTTAACCTGGAATCCAACAGGCTTAAGTTTTCAATTCACCAATGGAGACGCTTCACTCATGCGAAAGATTATTGTCAATCCTTCAAATTCTAGCGAGGTAATCGCATGCGGTGTTAGCGGTATGTATAAAAGCACCAACGGCGGAACAAGTTGGATTAAAAAATTAGATTCTCTTTTTATGGATATGGTTCTAGATCCTATAACACCAAATATCATATACGCAGCCACCGGTTGGGTGCAAAATTCAAACATGGGTCATGCCGGTATATATAAGTCAACGGATTTCGGTAACACGTGGTCATTGCTTAATACAGGTATTCAGTTTCAAGGAGTAGTTCAGCGCATCAGGCTTGCAATTGCCCCAAGCGATCATAATTATGTTTACGCCTTGTGCGCAGATAACACAGATGGTTTTTATGGAATGTATCAAAGTACAAATGCTGGGATTACGTGGACATACAAACCGCCCATTTTAAATATTCTAGAACATGGGCAGGGCAATGGATCTGGAGGACAGGGATTATATGACTTAGCGCTTTGCGTAAGTGCGACAGACAAAAACACTATTTATACAGGAGGAATAAATATGTGGGGTTCTTCAGACGGCGGCACAACATTTGATCCGGTGAGTCATTGGACTTTGCAATATGGCAATACATTTCATGGTGACATCCATTATATAGATAGGCAGCCTGGTACTTCCAATGTTTTTGTTTGTAGCGATGGTGGGATTTACAGAAGTTCTAACATACAGGTTGGAAACTGGGGGCCGTCCTGGCCTACTGTTTGGACAAAACTCAACAATGGCATGCAAATAACTTCTTTTTACCGATTATCCAGTTCAAAGAATAGTTCAGGTACATTAATGGCTGGAGCACAAGATAATGCATCTTTTTATTTTAATGGCACTTCATGGAGTACCATATTCGGAGGTGATGGCATGGACAATTATCTAAATCCAACCAACAACCAAATTATCATTGGCTCAAGTCAATATGGGAGTATATATTACAGCAACGATGGCGGTAATTCAGGGACTTTTGTAGGATCCAACCCGAATTCTGAATCTTCAGAATGGGTAACTCCCATTGTGGCAGATTACAATAGCCCTGGAGTAATTTATGCCGGAAATGAAAATGTAGTTAAGTCTACAGACGGTGGCCAAAGTTGGACTAGCTTAGGAACAATTTATACAAACACATTAAGCCAGTTAAATACAGAAATATGCGCCTTAGCAGTGGCTAACAGCAATAGTAATGTGATTTATGCCGCACGCAGAGTGCGCTACGAATACAATTTAAAAGGAATTATTTTTCGCTCCACTAACGGTGGTACTTCTTTTACAAATATCACCAACAATTTACCCGACACTTTATATTATACCGGAATTGAAGTAAATCCCAGCAATTCAAATGAGGCATGTGTTTGTATGGCCGGATTTGCTAACAACTGTAAGGTTTTTAGAACCACAAACGGAGGATCAAGTTGGACAAACATCTCTTTCAATCTTCCAAATATTCCAGTAAACTGTGTAAAATATTTATCAGGGACTGGGCAACTAATTATTGCAACTGACCTTGGTGTTTATATTCTTAATAGCGGCAGCAGTATTTGGAGTAGTTACAGTTTAGGTTTACCAAATGTTATAATAAGTGACATAGAGTTTAATCAAGCTGTAAATAAAATTTACGTTTCAACTTTTGGGAGAGGTATTTGGGAAACAAACTTAAATTTATTAACGGGTCTTCAAGAAAACAAGACTTTAAACCCTTTGGAATTCAAGGTTTATCCAACAGTTACTAAAGGCTCTTTTTTTGTTGAACTAGACGGTTTTTTAAAAACGCAAATAACTATTGCCGATGTTTTGGGGAGAGGAGTTTATTCAGGAAATCTAAAAGAATTTAAAACAGAAATCAAGCTTCAGGTTTTACCTGGAACATATTATGTAAAGATTGAAAATGAACAATCGGTTGGAGTTAAGAAAATTATTATTGAATAG
- a CDS encoding group III truncated hemoglobin yields MNDITSKADIELLITTFYSELLQLEEMKPIFAHIDFPKHIPHIVHFWSFVLLDEEGYTTNVFEKHINLPIKTHQFDDWLRVFNGNVDALFSGEKADLAKQRATVLAFTFKSKWEKIKGV; encoded by the coding sequence ATGAACGACATTACTTCTAAAGCAGATATTGAATTACTCATCACTACCTTCTATTCTGAACTGCTTCAACTTGAAGAAATGAAACCGATTTTTGCGCACATCGATTTTCCAAAACATATTCCACACATCGTTCATTTCTGGAGTTTTGTTTTACTCGATGAAGAAGGATATACAACCAACGTCTTCGAAAAACATATTAACCTACCCATTAAGACACATCAATTTGATGATTGGCTAAGAGTGTTTAACGGTAATGTTGACGCTTTGTTTTCCGGCGAAAAGGCAGATCTTGCTAAACAACGCGCAACGGTATTAGCGTTTACTTTTAAAAGTAAATGGGAAAAAATAAAAGGGGTTTAA
- a CDS encoding RNA polymerase sigma factor — protein sequence MSSPDLISAIQKNDITAKKEVFHLYYGKLAAIANRYCKNQQQAEEVLNLGFNSCFEKLQNMRNSKVPTLDTFFEKEFILECVAYVKSIRSEYYVSSTVYATDNATSKNYNLFENNEVIDFNHLDTETLVRSLQQMVPSQRLIFNLHVIEGHSLSEAAAILESSEETVKSNLEKARFNFQKNIEKSLKQIKA from the coding sequence ATGTCTTCTCCTGACTTGATATCAGCCATTCAAAAGAATGATATAACCGCTAAAAAAGAGGTATTTCATCTTTATTACGGAAAATTAGCTGCCATAGCTAACAGGTATTGTAAAAACCAGCAGCAGGCAGAAGAAGTGTTGAACCTTGGATTTAATTCCTGTTTTGAAAAGCTACAAAATATGCGTAATTCTAAAGTCCCGACTTTAGATACTTTTTTTGAGAAAGAGTTTATTCTGGAATGCGTTGCTTACGTTAAAAGTATTCGCAGCGAATACTATGTTTCAAGCACGGTTTATGCCACTGATAATGCAACTTCTAAAAACTACAATTTATTTGAAAACAATGAGGTGATTGATTTTAATCATTTAGATACTGAAACACTGGTAAGAAGCCTGCAGCAAATGGTGCCCTCACAACGCCTTATTTTTAACCTTCATGTGATTGAAGGACATAGTTTATCTGAAGCGGCAGCTATTTTGGAATCTAGCGAAGAAACCGTAAAGAGTAATTTAGAAAAAGCAAGATTTAATTTTCAGAAGAATATTGAAAAAAGTTTAAAACAGATAAAGGCATGA
- a CDS encoding ribonucleoside-diphosphate reductase small subunit: protein MTEPILVENKDRFVLFPIKYKDIWEFYKKAEASFWTAEEIDLASDSTDWNNKLNDNEKHFIKHVLAFFAASDGIVNENLAINFLNEVQYPEARCFYGFQIMMENIHSETYSLLIDTYIKDPVEKDHLLHAVDTVPCVGEKADWAIRWINNGSFAERLIAFAAVEGIFFSGSFCSIFWLKKRGLMPGLTFSNELISRDEGLHCDFACLLYTSHVKHQLPKEQVAKIIADAVSIEKKFVVDAIPVKLIGMNSDLMCQYIEFCADRLLLSLGCDKLYNAVNPFDFMEMISLQGKTNFFEKRVAEYQKAGVMNNKEENNIFNLDEDF from the coding sequence ATGACAGAACCAATACTCGTCGAAAATAAGGACAGATTCGTACTCTTCCCGATCAAATATAAAGACATCTGGGAATTTTATAAAAAAGCCGAGGCGAGTTTTTGGACCGCTGAGGAAATTGACCTTGCTTCGGATAGTACTGATTGGAATAATAAGCTGAATGATAACGAGAAACACTTTATAAAGCATGTTTTAGCGTTTTTTGCTGCCAGTGATGGTATTGTGAACGAAAACCTTGCCATTAACTTCCTTAATGAGGTTCAATATCCTGAAGCCCGTTGTTTTTATGGCTTTCAGATTATGATGGAGAATATCCACTCAGAAACTTACTCCTTATTAATAGACACTTATATTAAAGATCCTGTTGAAAAAGACCATTTGCTTCACGCTGTTGACACGGTTCCTTGTGTTGGGGAGAAGGCAGACTGGGCGATTCGTTGGATTAATAATGGCTCTTTTGCTGAAAGACTTATTGCCTTTGCGGCTGTAGAAGGTATTTTCTTCTCTGGATCTTTCTGCTCGATTTTTTGGCTTAAAAAACGTGGTTTGATGCCAGGTTTAACTTTTAGCAACGAATTAATAAGCCGTGACGAAGGCCTGCATTGCGATTTTGCGTGTTTATTATATACTTCACACGTGAAACATCAATTACCAAAGGAACAGGTAGCTAAAATTATTGCCGATGCGGTTAGCATTGAGAAAAAATTTGTGGTAGACGCTATACCGGTTAAATTAATAGGAATGAATTCAGACTTAATGTGTCAATACATTGAGTTTTGCGCTGACAGATTACTTTTGTCATTGGGCTGCGATAAGCTTTACAATGCTGTTAATCCATTTGATTTTATGGAAATGATCTCGTTGCAAGGCAAAACCAACTTTTTTGAGAAACGCGTAGCGGAATATCAGAAAGCGGGTGTAATGAATAATAAAGAAGAGAATAACATATTTAACCTCGACGAAGACTTCTAG
- a CDS encoding ribonucleoside-diphosphate reductase subunit alpha → MFVLKRDGTRESVKFDKITARIQKLSYGLEPMHVDSILVAKKVIDGVYDGVTTSELDNLAAETAAGLTSRHPDYAQLASRIAVSNLHKNTIKSFSKTIESLYHYIDPKNGLNASLIAEDVYKIVMENAHTLDSSIIYDRDFGYDYFGFKTLERSYLLKMNNRVAERPQHMIMRVAVGIHKNDIEAALRTYNLMSERWFTHATPTLFNAGTPKPQMSSCFLLQVKDDSIDGIYDTLKQCAKISQSAGGIGINIHNVRATGSYIKGTNGTSNGIIPMLKVYNETARYVDQGGGKRKGSIAVYLEPWHADIYEFLDIRKNHGKEEMRARDLFTALWIPDLFMKRVEAEGDWSLMCPNECPGLSDCHSEAFETLYTKYESEGKFRKQIKARELWAAIIEAQIETGNPYMLFKDAANSKSNQQNLGTIKSSNLCTEIIEYTSKDEVAVCNLASLALPRFVDEKEGTFDHDKLFEITYQATLNLNKIIDRNYYPVPEARNSNMRHRPIGLGVQGLADAFILMRYPFESDEAKKLNSEIFETMYFAALTASKDLAKIDGAYETYPGSPVSKGIFQHDMWNVKASPRWEWDVLREEIMKYGIRNSLLLAPMPTASTSQILGNNECFEPYTSNIYTRRVLSGEFVVVNKHLLRDLVKLGIWNEGLKNKIIAANGSVQGIPEIPANIKELYKTVWEIKQRTIIDMAADRGAFIDQSQSLNLFIQDANFAKMSSAHFYSWKKGLKTGMYYLRTKAAADAIKFTVDQAALSQPTFVLGNEDQLLVDRGQSHVLSFEEKQAQLSCSLDNPEDCEACGS, encoded by the coding sequence ATGTTTGTATTAAAAAGAGATGGCACCAGAGAGTCGGTAAAATTCGATAAAATTACCGCTCGTATTCAAAAACTTAGCTATGGCCTAGAGCCAATGCACGTTGATTCAATTCTTGTTGCAAAGAAGGTGATTGACGGTGTTTATGATGGTGTAACCACCAGTGAGCTAGATAATCTAGCTGCTGAAACAGCTGCGGGACTAACTTCCCGCCATCCCGATTACGCGCAATTAGCGTCGCGTATCGCAGTAAGTAATTTACATAAGAACACGATTAAGTCTTTTTCGAAGACGATCGAGTCCTTATATCATTATATTGATCCCAAAAATGGGTTAAACGCTTCTCTGATTGCAGAGGACGTTTATAAAATAGTAATGGAAAATGCACACACGTTGGATTCTTCTATTATTTATGACAGAGATTTTGGTTACGATTATTTTGGGTTTAAAACCTTAGAACGTTCTTATTTGCTTAAGATGAACAACCGTGTTGCAGAACGCCCTCAACACATGATCATGCGTGTAGCAGTTGGAATTCATAAAAACGATATTGAAGCGGCATTAAGAACTTACAATTTAATGAGCGAGCGTTGGTTTACACATGCTACGCCAACCTTATTCAACGCGGGTACTCCCAAGCCGCAAATGAGCTCTTGCTTTTTATTACAAGTAAAAGACGATAGCATTGATGGTATTTACGATACATTAAAACAATGCGCGAAGATTTCTCAAAGCGCTGGTGGTATTGGTATCAATATTCACAATGTACGTGCAACTGGCTCTTATATTAAAGGAACTAATGGAACCAGCAACGGAATTATTCCAATGCTAAAAGTGTACAATGAAACTGCACGTTATGTCGATCAAGGTGGTGGAAAACGTAAAGGTTCTATCGCAGTGTATTTAGAGCCATGGCATGCAGATATTTATGAGTTTTTAGATATTCGTAAAAATCACGGTAAGGAAGAAATGCGTGCACGTGATTTATTTACTGCACTTTGGATTCCTGATTTATTTATGAAGCGTGTAGAAGCGGAAGGTGATTGGAGCTTAATGTGTCCAAACGAATGCCCAGGCTTAAGCGATTGCCACAGCGAAGCATTTGAAACACTGTATACTAAATACGAAAGCGAAGGGAAATTCCGTAAACAAATTAAAGCGCGTGAATTATGGGCAGCCATTATTGAAGCACAAATTGAAACCGGTAATCCGTACATGTTGTTTAAAGATGCGGCTAACTCCAAATCAAATCAACAAAATTTAGGTACCATTAAATCTTCTAACTTATGTACCGAAATTATTGAGTACACCAGCAAAGATGAGGTTGCCGTATGTAACTTAGCTTCTCTTGCATTACCACGTTTTGTGGATGAGAAAGAAGGAACATTTGATCACGATAAATTATTTGAGATCACTTATCAAGCTACGTTAAACTTAAATAAAATCATCGACCGTAATTATTACCCGGTTCCTGAAGCGCGTAATTCGAACATGCGTCACCGTCCTATTGGCCTTGGTGTGCAAGGTTTGGCCGATGCGTTTATTTTAATGCGTTATCCTTTTGAAAGTGATGAAGCGAAAAAATTAAATTCAGAGATTTTTGAGACGATGTATTTTGCTGCTTTAACGGCTAGTAAAGATCTTGCAAAAATTGATGGTGCTTACGAAACATACCCTGGTTCACCGGTTTCAAAAGGAATTTTCCAACACGACATGTGGAATGTAAAAGCTAGTCCACGTTGGGAATGGGATGTATTGCGTGAAGAAATCATGAAATACGGAATTCGTAACAGTTTATTGTTAGCACCAATGCCAACAGCAAGTACATCGCAAATTTTAGGTAACAACGAATGTTTTGAGCCATATACAAGCAACATTTATACACGTCGTGTATTGAGTGGTGAGTTTGTAGTAGTAAACAAACATTTATTACGTGACTTAGTGAAATTAGGTATCTGGAACGAAGGTTTAAAAAACAAAATCATTGCGGCGAACGGTTCGGTGCAAGGAATTCCTGAAATTCCTGCCAACATTAAAGAACTTTACAAAACAGTTTGGGAAATTAAACAACGTACCATTATTGATATGGCCGCCGACCGTGGAGCATTTATCGATCAATCGCAATCGTTGAATTTATTTATTCAAGATGCAAACTTCGCTAAAATGAGTTCGGCACATTTCTATAGCTGGAAAAAAGGTTTAAAAACTGGTATGTATTATTTACGTACTAAAGCAGCGGCTGATGCCATTAAGTTTACAGTAGATCAAGCAGCTTTAAGCCAACCTACATTTGTGTTAGGAAACGAAGATCAGCTATTGGTAGATCGTGGACAATCGCATGTGTTAAGCTTTGAAGAAAAACAAGCGCAGTTAAGCTGTTCTCTGGATAATCCGGAGGATTGTGAGGCGTGTGGGTCGTAA